CGTTCGTTTCGGTGCGGGTCCCTGCGCAGGTCCCTGTCGAGGCCCTGGCCGTGGCTGTGGACGCCGCTCTGGCTCAGTCACACAGAGGGTGGTTGCGTCGGGCCGACGGCCGGTCTCAGGCGAGCGGGTTGTAGGACCCGCTGATGTCCCACTCGTGCAGGCAGTAGGGGCTGCCGGCCTCCTTCTCGCCGTCCTCGACGGCGATGACCCAGCCGACCGTGCTGTCGTCCCACACGTCGTGTCGCCCGCACCGTTCACAGACCCGCTCCCGTGGGGGTGCGATTTCTGCCATGTGCGCTGAAAGTAGACGAATCCCTATCAGCGTGCCGGTCTTCCGGGGTGTCCGGCTCAGAAGTCCGGCAGGTCGTCGACGTCGGGCTCCTCGGCCTCCCAGTCGAGGTACTCGTCTGCCAGTACGTCACAGACGACCTGGCCGAGTTCGGTCAGGCCGGCGTTGATGCCCGAGACGGTCGCCCAGGACTCGATCGAAGGGTGGACCTCCCGCTCGCGCCAGTCCTCCGGGAGGCCCGGCGCGTGGTAGCCGACGCGGCCGGCAAAGGAGTCCCAGAAGAAGTCGAACTCGCCGACCAGCCCCAGGTCGGTGACGACTTGCCACTCCGATTCCTCGAGGCCCGTCCGGACCGCCCACGCCTCGAACGCGTCGGCCCAGGCGCCCGCGCGGAGCGCCTCGGCAAGTTCCTCGCGTCTGTACTCGTCACCCTGGACGTCCGCGTCGTCGTACTCGTCGACCGACGTTCCGGTCGCGAGGTCCGGTACCGGCGGTGTAGCCACGTCGAGTCCCATACCGGTCCTAGGGCGTCACAGGGGATAAAATCAGGCCGTCGGGCGCTCGCGCAGGCGGACCTCGGACGCCCAGTTGTGACTGGTCGTAGCGCCGCTCGTGTCAGGGAGACACGTCGGGTGTTACGCCGAGACGTACTGCGCTTCCCAGTCCTGCCGGGCGTCGAGCTCCCGCAGCCCTCGCTGGGTCAGCGTATAGAAGTTCGTCCGTCTGTCGAGCTGGCCCTTCTCTACGAGCCCCTTCTCGACCAGTGTGTCGAGGTTCGGGTAGAGTCGCCCGTGGTTGACGCCCCCCTCGTAGTACTCCTCGAGTTCCTCTTTGATGGCGAGGCCGTGGGGTTCGTCCAGCCCGGCGATCACGTACAACAGGTCACGTTGAAAACCAGTCAGGTCATGCATAAACGGTAACTAGTACACCGTACCCAACATATATCACTCTTGTTAATCTCGGAGTGAGTAGAAACCCCGATAGTACGTTCGTAGCGAACCGGCGGTAGTGGAATCGCGTCTCTCCCGACACACTTCTGGCCGGGTATCGACCCCGCGCCGAGGTCCGAATACCTAGATGAATAGACATAACAGATGACGAGGCCTGGGTAACACATGTCGGGAATGTAGACTGACTGGACGGTACCCTCGCAGTATCGGGGACTGCATCGGGGATCACGGGTGCTCGTTTCCGGGCCTTCGCCCGTACCCGACAACGGTAAAGGAGATGACTGTGTAACGCGGGTGATGACCGAACACGCGGAGTCGGCGCCGGACGACCTCCCGGAACCGTCGGGGGAGGGGTCCGTCCAGGTCGTCGGAACCGCCCACGTCTCGGAGCACAGCGTCGCGGAGGTGCAGGAGGCGATAGCCACCTCGCGGCCCGACATCGTCGCCGTGGAACTCGACGAGGGTCGGTACCGGCAGATGCAGGGCGAGACGCCCGACGACCTCGACGCCAGCGACCTGCTCAAGGGGAACACCGTCTTTCAGTTTCTGGCGTACTGGATGCTCTCGTACATCCAGACCCGCCTGGGCGAACAGTTCGACATCGAACCGGGCGCCGACATGCAGGCGGCAATCGACACGGCCGAGGAGCTGGGTCTGGGCGTCGCACTCGTCGACCGCGACATCCAGACGACCGTCCAGCGGTTCTGGGCCCGACTGACGGCCAGAGAGAAAGTCAGACTCGTCGGGAGTCTCCTGGCCGAGCTCGGACCGCCGCTCACCGTCGGACTCAGCATCGGTGTCATCGTCGGCATCTCCGGGTTCGTCGTGGCCTCGGCGCTGGGTGGCCCGTTCGTCCTCCCGCCGGCCGTCGCGGGCACCGTCGGCGGATCAATCGTCGGGATCGTGGATGCGCTGCTGGTCGGCCTCGCGGTGACGCTCCTGGTCGGGACCGCCATCGCCGCGTTGCTCGCCCGGCAGCGCGGCGGTGACGACATCGACGAGTTCGACATCGAACAGCTGACCGACACGGACGTCGTGTCGGCGATGATGGAGGAGTTCCGTCGGTT
The DNA window shown above is from Haloarcula halobia and carries:
- a CDS encoding PadR family transcriptional regulator, producing MHDLTGFQRDLLYVIAGLDEPHGLAIKEELEEYYEGGVNHGRLYPNLDTLVEKGLVEKGQLDRRTNFYTLTQRGLRELDARQDWEAQYVSA
- a CDS encoding TraB/GumN family protein is translated as MTEHAESAPDDLPEPSGEGSVQVVGTAHVSEHSVAEVQEAIATSRPDIVAVELDEGRYRQMQGETPDDLDASDLLKGNTVFQFLAYWMLSYIQTRLGEQFDIEPGADMQAAIDTAEELGLGVALVDRDIQTTVQRFWARLTAREKVRLVGSLLAELGPPLTVGLSIGVIVGISGFVVASALGGPFVLPPAVAGTVGGSIVGIVDALLVGLAVTLLVGTAIAALLARQRGGDDIDEFDIEQLTDTDVVSAMMEEFRRFSPGGAEALIDERDAFIAHRLVGLREAGYDVVAVVGAGHREGIERYLEHPESLPPMESLVGRETGSRFSLYKLVGWAITVGFVAFFVLLAMAGVRDTFLLQVFAAWFLINGIVAAGLARLAGAHWSSSLVGGGVAWMTSVNPLLAPGWFAGYVELRYLSVNVGDIGRLNEILADEESPILDLVRRMRAVPLFRLILIVAMTNIGSMIASFLFPVMALPYLASQDRDVGWVVSKMIEGAQNSADFIWGLVV
- a CDS encoding HEWD family protein, giving the protein MAEIAPPRERVCERCGRHDVWDDSTVGWVIAVEDGEKEAGSPYCLHEWDISGSYNPLA